The following coding sequences are from one Streptomyces sp. NBC_01294 window:
- a CDS encoding OmpA family protein — translation MRRPPRRRASLPSATARTVSALAVLGVLVAGLAGCGSDDPREGCGWMETQTSTPDADSTVILVDGSKSVRGAASGTRGLDYGRVVGDLLDKKDEKGEVISIGTFGGPAGQVEWTVERRPADWKRSNPNPDNQEQNRQDANRCLKDDITEAQQKAPADGGTDVLAALAAGADMFEGVQGVRRLLVLSDGLATTGCADLRSARFGSPQELDSIVSVCAAPGKFGELPDLRGAEVTFVGLGRSAGGQPAANSAQRAWLGELWKALCERAGAARGSCTSSNTPVGKEKESDRATTGSVPDDPVVPYGDGTSRTYALSGEALFDSNSAQVLPAAVPMLTTLAATARTTPSLERVLVDGYVDPRGGSGNNQSLSQARADAVAKVLVDHGVPESRVESHGRGLSPGCPTAAATESMSREQRLQCDRRVNVEIIGK, via the coding sequence GTGAGGCGCCCGCCGCGCCGCCGCGCGTCCCTGCCGTCCGCCACCGCCCGGACGGTCAGCGCCCTGGCCGTCCTCGGCGTGCTCGTCGCAGGACTCGCCGGCTGCGGTTCGGACGATCCGAGGGAGGGGTGCGGCTGGATGGAGACGCAGACCTCCACCCCCGACGCCGACAGCACCGTGATCCTCGTCGACGGCTCGAAGTCCGTACGCGGCGCCGCATCCGGTACCCGGGGTCTCGACTACGGGCGAGTGGTCGGCGACCTGCTCGACAAGAAGGACGAGAAGGGCGAGGTCATCTCCATCGGCACGTTCGGCGGCCCCGCCGGACAGGTCGAGTGGACCGTCGAGAGGCGGCCGGCCGACTGGAAGCGGAGCAACCCCAACCCGGACAACCAGGAACAGAACCGGCAGGACGCGAACAGGTGCCTCAAGGACGACATCACCGAGGCCCAGCAGAAGGCACCCGCCGACGGCGGCACCGACGTCCTCGCCGCGCTGGCGGCCGGCGCGGACATGTTCGAAGGCGTCCAAGGCGTACGGCGGCTGCTCGTCCTGAGCGACGGGCTGGCCACCACCGGCTGCGCCGACCTGCGTTCCGCGAGGTTCGGCTCCCCACAGGAACTCGACTCCATCGTCTCGGTGTGCGCCGCCCCCGGAAAGTTCGGCGAACTCCCCGATCTGCGCGGGGCGGAGGTCACGTTCGTGGGCCTGGGCCGTTCCGCCGGCGGGCAGCCGGCCGCGAACAGCGCCCAGCGCGCGTGGCTCGGCGAGCTGTGGAAGGCCCTGTGCGAACGCGCGGGAGCCGCCCGCGGGTCCTGCACCAGCAGCAACACGCCCGTCGGCAAGGAGAAGGAGTCCGACCGGGCCACGACCGGTTCCGTGCCGGACGACCCGGTGGTGCCGTACGGCGACGGCACGTCCCGGACGTACGCGCTGTCCGGCGAGGCCCTGTTCGACAGCAACTCGGCGCAGGTGCTCCCCGCGGCCGTGCCCATGCTCACCACCCTCGCCGCAACCGCACGAACGACCCCGTCCCTCGAGCGTGTCCTGGTCGACGGGTACGTCGATCCGCGCGGTGGCTCCGGCAACAACCAGTCGCTCTCCCAGGCCCGCGCGGACGCGGTGGCGAAGGTGCTCGTCGACCACGGGGTGCCCGAGTCGCGGGTGGAGTCGCACGGCCGGGGCCTGTCGCCGGGCTGCCCCACGGCCGCGGCCACGGAATCCATGTCCCGGGAGCAGAGGCTGCAGTGCGACCGCAGAGTGAACGTCGAGATCATCGGGAAGTGA
- a CDS encoding HIT family protein: protein MSHHVEDPCRTEGASVPDRRSRTDCPFCRIVRGVAPAQVVRDWADALAITPRGGGVTRGHVLVLPKTHVPDVAADPAVSAMTMRHAAELAAEVGDCNVITSRGAAATQTVRHLHVHVVPRRQGDGIHLPWTHPRAGRAGTGGRPGRERRPWTAGPADR from the coding sequence ATGTCCCACCACGTCGAGGACCCTTGTCGGACGGAAGGCGCGTCCGTCCCCGACCGCCGGTCCCGGACCGACTGCCCGTTCTGCCGCATCGTGCGGGGTGTCGCGCCGGCGCAGGTGGTACGTGACTGGGCGGACGCCCTGGCGATCACGCCGCGCGGAGGGGGTGTCACGCGAGGGCACGTGCTCGTGCTCCCCAAGACCCACGTGCCCGACGTGGCCGCCGATCCGGCCGTTTCCGCCATGACGATGCGGCATGCCGCCGAGCTCGCCGCGGAGGTGGGCGACTGCAACGTCATCACCTCGCGGGGCGCGGCGGCCACCCAGACGGTCCGGCACCTGCACGTCCACGTGGTGCCGCGCCGGCAGGGGGACGGGATCCACCTGCCCTGGACGCACCCGCGGGCCGGACGAGCCGGCACGGGCGGCCGGCCGGGCCGGGAGCGACGGCCCTGGACGGCGGGTCCGGCCGACCGCTGA
- a CDS encoding vWA domain-containing protein, with amino-acid sequence MSPDTAGALDRDKLFAARLHAARVRPYLATALFALHTVESRRVPTMAVDRHWRCYVSPAFVDRMPVEELAGVWVHEVSHLLRDHHGRGDRIARKSGRTGPGERLRMNIAADCEINDDVFGDGLTCPEDVVRPESLGMPPGLLMEDYLSRFSLGPMTQELVWLDCGSGADGLDREWDLGPDGADGLSEQARDAVRFRVAQGITGRPGNAPRAWKRWAEEAFHPPQPWRALLGAAVRSAASGSGGAHDYSYGRPSRRSAGVPGAVLPSLLRRPPRVSVVIDTSGSVSDAELGSALLEVAAICRAVGGRRDLITVVPCDAAARIVHPLCSGEGIPLLGGGGTDLRTGFAKALRSGPRPDVIVVLTDGQTSWPASRPPCRTVVGLFPRESQWDEDDPDQTYTPDAPPEWAHVVSIG; translated from the coding sequence ATGAGCCCGGACACGGCGGGGGCACTGGACCGCGACAAGCTCTTCGCCGCCCGGCTGCACGCCGCCCGGGTCCGCCCGTACCTGGCGACGGCGCTGTTCGCCCTGCACACCGTCGAGTCGCGGCGGGTGCCGACGATGGCCGTCGACCGGCACTGGCGGTGCTACGTCTCACCGGCGTTCGTCGACCGGATGCCGGTGGAGGAGCTCGCCGGGGTCTGGGTGCACGAGGTGTCGCACCTGCTGCGCGACCACCACGGGCGCGGTGACCGCATCGCCCGGAAGAGCGGACGGACCGGCCCGGGGGAACGGCTGCGGATGAACATCGCCGCGGACTGCGAGATCAACGACGACGTGTTCGGGGACGGGTTGACGTGCCCCGAGGACGTCGTGAGGCCGGAGTCCCTGGGCATGCCCCCGGGGCTGCTCATGGAGGACTACCTGAGCCGGTTCAGCCTCGGCCCGATGACGCAGGAGCTGGTCTGGCTGGACTGCGGCAGCGGCGCCGACGGGCTGGACCGGGAGTGGGACCTGGGCCCGGACGGCGCGGACGGCCTCAGCGAACAGGCGCGGGACGCGGTGCGCTTCCGGGTGGCGCAGGGGATCACCGGCCGTCCCGGGAACGCCCCGCGGGCGTGGAAGCGGTGGGCGGAGGAGGCGTTCCACCCGCCGCAGCCGTGGCGGGCGTTGCTGGGAGCCGCGGTCCGCTCGGCGGCCTCCGGCTCGGGCGGGGCCCACGACTACAGCTACGGCCGGCCCTCGCGCCGCTCGGCCGGTGTGCCCGGCGCCGTCCTGCCGAGCCTGCTGCGCAGGCCGCCCCGGGTCTCGGTGGTCATCGACACCTCCGGGTCGGTCAGTGACGCCGAACTGGGCAGTGCTCTCCTGGAGGTCGCCGCGATCTGCCGCGCCGTCGGCGGCCGGCGCGACCTGATCACCGTCGTGCCGTGCGACGCGGCGGCCCGGATCGTGCATCCGCTGTGCAGCGGGGAGGGCATCCCGCTGCTGGGCGGCGGGGGTACGGACCTGCGTACGGGCTTCGCCAAGGCCCTGCGGTCGGGGCCCCGACCGGACGTCATCGTGGTCCTGACCGACGGCCAGACGTCCTGGCCGGCCTCGCGACCGCCCTGCCGGACGGTGGTGGGTCTGTTCCCCCGGGAGTCGCAGTGGGACGAGGACGATCCCGACCAGACGTACACACCGGACGCGCCGCCCGAGTGGGCGCACGTGGTGTCCATCGGGTGA
- a CDS encoding AAA family ATPase yields MPVYAPLTAPDATSAGSDTLSAAVGAPSVACETAFSPPAHASQLDVAGALLDLLRETTTEPRPDIQLEALTLAVAADLPVLLWGEPGIGKTAALTQLSEALDLPLTTVIASVHEPSDFSGLPIVGDDPAEHGVPMAPPDWAVRLVRAGRGLLFLDELSTAPPAVQAALLRLVLERRIGALQLPPGVRIVAAANPRSSAADGWELSPPLANRFVHLQWTHDPEVVVRGLGGTWPRATLPRLDAEGLPAAVGYARRAVCALLAARPALVHLLPGNEARRGGAWPSPRSWDMTLRLIAFATAAGSSREVLSLLVRGTVGDGPGLELLASLDRLDLPDPEVLLADPSGAVLPDRGDLRQAVLDSVVAAVRNRPEKSRWDAAWVLLVRAVETGAPDLVVVPATTLAALRRADWDVPASIERLAGVVTLSQRADRAADRTAARAAAPARAGR; encoded by the coding sequence ATGCCCGTATACGCCCCGCTCACTGCACCCGACGCCACCTCCGCCGGCTCTGACACCCTGTCCGCTGCCGTCGGCGCCCCGTCCGTTGCCTGCGAAACCGCCTTCTCCCCCCCGGCCCACGCCTCCCAACTCGACGTCGCCGGAGCGCTGCTGGACCTGCTGCGCGAGACCACCACCGAGCCGCGCCCCGACATCCAGCTGGAGGCCCTGACCCTGGCCGTGGCCGCCGACCTGCCCGTGCTCCTGTGGGGTGAGCCGGGCATCGGCAAGACCGCGGCCCTGACGCAGCTGTCCGAGGCCCTGGACCTGCCGCTGACCACGGTGATCGCCAGTGTGCACGAGCCGTCCGACTTCTCCGGTCTGCCCATCGTCGGAGACGATCCCGCGGAGCACGGCGTCCCGATGGCCCCGCCGGACTGGGCCGTGCGCCTGGTCCGGGCCGGCCGCGGGCTGCTCTTCCTGGACGAGCTGTCCACCGCGCCGCCCGCCGTCCAGGCCGCACTGCTCCGCCTCGTGCTCGAACGGCGGATCGGCGCCCTGCAACTGCCGCCCGGGGTCCGGATCGTGGCCGCCGCCAATCCGCGGTCCTCGGCGGCCGACGGCTGGGAGCTCAGCCCTCCCCTGGCCAACCGGTTCGTCCACCTCCAGTGGACCCACGACCCCGAGGTCGTGGTCCGCGGGCTCGGCGGGACCTGGCCCCGGGCGACCCTGCCGCGCCTCGACGCGGAGGGCTTGCCGGCGGCCGTCGGCTACGCCCGCCGCGCGGTGTGCGCGCTCCTCGCCGCCCGCCCCGCGCTCGTGCACCTGCTGCCCGGCAACGAAGCGCGCCGGGGCGGCGCCTGGCCGTCCCCGCGCAGCTGGGACATGACCCTGCGTCTGATCGCCTTCGCCACCGCGGCGGGCTCCTCCAGGGAAGTCCTCTCCCTGCTCGTCAGGGGCACCGTGGGGGACGGTCCGGGGCTGGAGCTGCTGGCCTCCCTGGACCGGCTGGACCTTCCGGACCCCGAGGTGCTGCTCGCCGACCCGTCGGGCGCCGTCCTCCCCGATCGGGGTGACCTGCGCCAAGCGGTGCTCGACTCGGTGGTGGCGGCCGTCCGCAACCGCCCGGAGAAGTCCCGGTGGGACGCGGCGTGGGTGCTCCTGGTCCGGGCGGTGGAGACCGGAGCACCGGACCTGGTGGTCGTCCCGGCGACCACGCTTGCCGCACTGCGCCGTGCGGACTGGGACGTTCCGGCGTCGATCGAGCGGCTCGCCGGAGTGGTGACCCTGTCCCAGCGGGCGGACCGGGCGGCGGACCGCACGGCGGCCCGGGCCGCGGCCCCCGCTCGGGCCGGCCGATGA
- a CDS encoding MFS transporter codes for MLSVLRNGTYRRLFTAQVVALVGTGLATVALSLLAYDLAGDSASAVLGTALAIKMIAYVSIAPVIGAVADRVPRRTLMAAMDLTRAGVALALPFVSEVWQVHLLIFLLQAASAAFTPVFQATLPVVLPAERDYTRALSMSRLAYDLESLFSPALAAAVLSLVSYEWLFAGTTVGFLASAALVVATALPRPAPVERTGGVYAKAAFGTRLFRATPRLRALLALDLAVAAAGSIVFVNTVSLVRDHFDRPAGAVSLALGAYGAGSMLTATALPRLLRRATDRAVMVRAAFALPVILAAAAALTATAPAAWSWPALLVLWAAIGAACSAVLTPGGRVIRRSSADADLPAAFAARFSLSHGCWLLTYPLAGRLGTEAGLPLTAVVLGAVALASTVAAAVIWPARDPYLLEHVHPDLPPGHPHLADARPAGGGWRHGHHYVIDQHHHRWPEGIR; via the coding sequence GTGCTGTCCGTACTGCGCAACGGCACCTACCGCCGTCTGTTCACCGCCCAGGTCGTCGCCCTGGTCGGGACCGGGCTCGCCACCGTCGCCCTGAGCCTTCTCGCGTACGACCTCGCGGGCGACAGCGCCTCCGCGGTCCTCGGCACCGCCCTGGCGATCAAGATGATCGCCTACGTGTCCATCGCCCCGGTGATCGGAGCGGTCGCCGACCGGGTGCCCCGCCGCACCCTCATGGCGGCGATGGACCTCACCCGCGCCGGCGTGGCGCTGGCCCTGCCGTTCGTCAGCGAGGTCTGGCAGGTCCACCTCCTGATCTTCCTGCTCCAGGCGGCATCGGCGGCCTTCACCCCGGTCTTCCAGGCCACCCTCCCCGTGGTGCTGCCCGCCGAACGCGACTACACCCGGGCCTTGTCGATGAGCCGGCTCGCCTACGACCTGGAGAGCCTGTTCAGTCCGGCGCTGGCCGCGGCCGTGCTGAGCCTGGTCTCCTACGAGTGGCTGTTCGCCGGCACGACCGTCGGCTTCCTCGCCTCCGCCGCGCTCGTCGTCGCCACCGCGCTGCCGAGGCCGGCCCCCGTGGAGCGGACCGGCGGTGTGTACGCCAAGGCCGCCTTCGGCACCCGGCTCTTCCGGGCCACTCCCCGGCTGCGGGCCCTGCTCGCCCTCGACCTCGCGGTCGCCGCGGCCGGATCGATCGTCTTCGTCAACACCGTCTCCCTGGTCCGCGACCACTTCGACCGCCCGGCCGGCGCCGTGTCGCTCGCCCTCGGCGCGTACGGCGCCGGCTCCATGCTGACCGCGACGGCTCTGCCCCGCCTCCTGCGGCGCGCCACCGACCGGGCGGTGATGGTCCGCGCCGCCTTCGCCCTCCCGGTGATCCTCGCGGCCGCGGCGGCGCTCACCGCGACCGCCCCGGCCGCCTGGTCCTGGCCCGCGCTCCTGGTGCTCTGGGCCGCGATCGGCGCGGCCTGCTCCGCCGTCCTGACTCCGGGGGGCCGCGTGATCCGCCGCTCCAGCGCCGACGCGGACCTGCCCGCCGCCTTCGCCGCCCGGTTCTCCCTCTCCCACGGCTGCTGGCTGCTCACCTATCCCCTGGCCGGGCGGCTCGGCACGGAGGCGGGCCTGCCGCTGACCGCCGTGGTCCTGGGGGCCGTTGCCCTCGCCTCCACCGTGGCCGCGGCCGTGATCTGGCCCGCCCGTGACCCGTACCTGCTGGAACACGTCCACCCGGACCTGCCGCCCGGCCACCCACACCTCGCCGACGCCCGCCCGGCCGGGGGCGGTTGGCGGCACGGCCACCACTACGTCATCGACCAGCACCACCACCGCTGGCCCGAGGGCATTCGCTAG
- a CDS encoding ArsR/SmtB family transcription factor yields the protein MSAGTHLAGAQVSQERVDRLETAASVLALLADRTRLALMERLGRGEADVTTLTEACGAARPSVSQHLAKLRLAGLVTTRKDGRRVVYALGHGHLRRLVDEALNVADHQLGSLPPHD from the coding sequence ATGAGCGCAGGCACGCATCTGGCAGGTGCACAGGTTTCGCAGGAGCGGGTCGACCGGCTGGAGACGGCCGCGTCCGTGCTGGCCCTGCTCGCGGACCGCACCCGCCTGGCGCTGATGGAGCGGCTCGGCCGCGGCGAGGCCGACGTCACCACCCTCACGGAGGCGTGCGGGGCCGCCCGCCCCTCCGTCAGCCAGCACCTCGCCAAGCTCCGCCTCGCCGGGCTGGTCACCACCCGCAAGGACGGGCGCCGGGTCGTGTACGCCCTGGGCCACGGACATCTGCGCCGGCTGGTGGACGAGGCCCTGAACGTCGCCGACCACCAGCTCGGCTCGCTGCCGCCGCACGACTGA
- a CDS encoding CbtA family protein: MYASTVRGLLVRGMLAGLIAGLFAFAVAYVVGEPPVRGSIAVEEAQAAQDAAGAPSAHAGHGGDAASGEAAEEEEEVVSRPVQSTVGLATGVLVYGVALGGIAALAFSFALGRVGGFSPRATAALTAAGAFATVYLVPFLKYPATPPAVGNPDTIGQRTTLFFLMILLSVLLGIGAIILGRRLAPRLGNWNATLAASGGFILATALAFVFLPANDDAVKPGFPAALLWEFRIASLAVQLVLWAVFAIVFGVLAQRLLAARADDAEATARQTAPAVG, translated from the coding sequence ATGTACGCCTCTACTGTCAGAGGTCTGTTGGTCCGCGGCATGCTCGCGGGCCTGATCGCCGGACTGTTCGCCTTCGCCGTCGCCTACGTGGTGGGTGAGCCCCCGGTTCGCGGCTCCATCGCCGTGGAGGAGGCCCAGGCCGCCCAGGACGCCGCGGGCGCCCCGAGCGCTCACGCCGGGCACGGCGGCGACGCCGCGTCGGGCGAAGCCGCCGAGGAGGAGGAAGAGGTCGTCAGCCGACCGGTGCAGTCCACCGTCGGACTGGCCACCGGCGTCCTGGTCTACGGGGTCGCGCTGGGCGGCATCGCCGCGCTCGCCTTCTCGTTCGCCCTCGGCCGCGTGGGCGGGTTCAGCCCGCGGGCCACGGCGGCGCTCACCGCGGCGGGTGCCTTCGCCACGGTCTACCTGGTGCCGTTCCTGAAGTACCCGGCCACCCCGCCGGCGGTCGGCAACCCGGACACGATCGGTCAGCGCACCACGCTGTTCTTCCTGATGATCCTGCTCAGCGTGCTGCTCGGCATCGGCGCGATCATCCTCGGGCGACGGCTGGCACCGCGCCTGGGCAACTGGAACGCGACGCTGGCCGCGAGCGGCGGCTTCATCCTCGCCACCGCCCTCGCGTTCGTGTTCCTTCCGGCGAACGACGACGCGGTCAAGCCCGGTTTCCCCGCCGCCCTGCTGTGGGAGTTCCGGATCGCCTCGCTGGCCGTCCAGTTGGTGCTGTGGGCGGTGTTCGCCATCGTCTTCGGCGTCCTGGCCCAGCGGCTCCTCGCCGCGCGCGCCGACGACGCGGAGGCAACGGCACGGCAGACGGCGCCCGCCGTCGGCTGA
- a CDS encoding CbtB domain-containing protein, with protein sequence MAEAVASAAVSTPAGSLSAPLPVRAVLPWALFVGLLMLVALYFVGAEQGATSVFAGEGVHEWVHDGRHLLGFPCH encoded by the coding sequence ATGGCCGAGGCTGTCGCTTCCGCTGCCGTATCCACCCCCGCCGGCTCCCTGTCGGCTCCGCTGCCCGTGCGCGCGGTGCTGCCCTGGGCGCTCTTCGTCGGTCTCCTGATGCTCGTCGCCCTGTACTTCGTCGGTGCCGAACAGGGCGCCACGTCCGTGTTCGCCGGCGAAGGCGTGCACGAGTGGGTGCACGACGGTCGTCATCTGCTCGGCTTCCCCTGCCACTGA